In Longimicrobium terrae, one DNA window encodes the following:
- the ggt gene encoding gamma-glutamyltransferase produces the protein MIPSRALLPLLALLALPRCGPAGPARAEASAQDTITFASGWDFPRGSIAPVLAARGMVVSTDRVASEVGAEILRRNGNAVDAAIATHFALAVVNPEAGNIGGGGFLVVRMKDGTTASLDFRETAPMAASADMFLDSLGNVSDSLSLIGHQAAGVPGSVAGMWEAHRRFGTLPWASLLEPAINLAEGLVIHERLAYSLRMMEDRLRLFPATTAIFLPSGTAPRVGDRLVQADLAGTLRRIAAEGADGFYKGRTAQLVDEEMRRGGGIMTAEDLGRYRAVWRDPIRFGYRGHEVISMPPPSSGGVTMAELLNILEGYDLRRMGYLSAEHAHLFAEATRRAYADRNSYLGDPDFVQMPLARMASDAYAAERRRTIDRNRATPSSAITPGLGAADEGEHTTHYSIVDANGNAVAVTTTLNSLYGNLVTVAGAGFLLNNEMDDFTSKPGIPNQFGLVQGRANAIAPGKRMLSAMTPTIVLDPTGRVLLVTGTPGGSTIITSVAQVVSNVVDFRMDVATATLAPRLHHQHLPDTLRYERGGLTAATAARLRAMGHAVAERQGFQGDENSIVILPSGYQAGASDPRRGGAAVGVGEVRRVVQ, from the coding sequence ATGATCCCTTCGCGCGCCCTGCTTCCGCTGCTGGCCCTGCTGGCGCTTCCCCGCTGCGGGCCCGCCGGCCCCGCCCGCGCCGAAGCGTCCGCGCAGGACACCATCACCTTTGCCTCGGGGTGGGACTTTCCCCGCGGCTCCATCGCCCCCGTGCTGGCCGCGCGCGGCATGGTGGTGAGCACCGACCGCGTGGCCAGCGAGGTGGGCGCGGAGATCCTGCGCCGCAACGGCAACGCGGTGGACGCGGCCATCGCCACCCACTTCGCGCTCGCCGTGGTCAATCCCGAGGCCGGCAACATCGGCGGCGGCGGCTTTCTGGTCGTGCGGATGAAGGACGGCACCACGGCCTCGCTGGACTTCCGCGAGACCGCGCCGATGGCCGCCTCCGCCGACATGTTCCTGGATTCGCTCGGCAACGTCAGCGACAGCCTCTCCCTCATCGGCCACCAGGCGGCGGGCGTTCCCGGCTCCGTCGCGGGAATGTGGGAGGCGCACCGGCGCTTCGGCACGCTGCCCTGGGCGTCGCTGCTGGAGCCGGCCATCAACCTGGCGGAGGGGCTGGTCATCCACGAGCGGCTCGCCTACTCGCTGCGGATGATGGAAGACCGCCTGCGCCTCTTTCCCGCCACCACCGCGATCTTTCTGCCCAGCGGAACGGCGCCGCGGGTGGGCGACCGGCTGGTGCAGGCGGACCTGGCCGGCACGCTGCGGCGCATCGCGGCGGAGGGCGCGGACGGCTTCTACAAGGGACGCACGGCGCAGCTGGTGGATGAGGAGATGCGGCGCGGCGGCGGCATCATGACGGCGGAGGACCTGGGGCGATACCGCGCGGTGTGGCGCGATCCAATCCGCTTCGGCTACCGTGGCCACGAAGTCATCAGCATGCCGCCGCCCAGCTCGGGCGGGGTGACCATGGCGGAACTGCTGAACATCCTGGAAGGCTACGACCTGCGGCGCATGGGCTACCTGTCCGCGGAGCACGCGCACCTCTTTGCCGAGGCGACGCGGCGGGCGTACGCGGACCGCAACAGCTACCTGGGCGATCCGGACTTCGTGCAGATGCCGCTGGCGCGGATGGCGTCGGACGCGTACGCGGCGGAGCGGCGCCGCACCATCGACCGCAACCGCGCCACGCCATCGTCGGCGATCACCCCCGGCCTGGGCGCCGCGGACGAGGGCGAGCACACCACGCACTACTCCATCGTGGACGCGAACGGCAACGCGGTGGCGGTGACCACCACGCTCAACTCGCTGTACGGCAACCTGGTGACGGTGGCGGGCGCCGGCTTCCTGCTCAACAACGAGATGGACGACTTCACCAGCAAGCCGGGCATCCCCAACCAGTTCGGCCTCGTCCAGGGCCGCGCGAACGCCATCGCGCCGGGCAAGAGGATGCTTTCCGCCATGACGCCCACGATCGTACTGGACCCGACGGGGCGCGTGCTGCTGGTGACGGGGACGCCGGGCGGATCCACCATCATCACCTCCGTGGCGCAGGTGGTGAGCAACGTGGTGGATTTCCGGATGGACGTGGCCACGGCGACGCTGGCTCCGCGGCTGCACCACCAGCACCTGCCGGACACGCTGCGCTACGAGCGCGGCGGATTGACGGCGGCCACGGCGGCGCGGCTCCGCGCGATGGGGCACGCGGTGGCGGAGCGGCAGGGCTTTCAGGGGGATGAGAACTCCATCGTGATCCTGCCCAGCGGCTACCAGGCGGGTGCGTCGGACCCGCGGCGGGGCGGCGCCGCGGTGGGCGTGGGCGAGGTGCGGCGCGTGGTGCAGTAG
- the murQ gene encoding N-acetylmuramic acid 6-phosphate etherase: MTPRPPQDPRLTEQRNPATAEIDQLSALEIARIINDEDQKVAPAVGGQLDALARAISMAEDTFRRGGRLFYVGAGTSGRLGVLDASEMPPTYGTDPAMIQGIIAGGYTALLNAVEGAEDSREDGAAEMDRAEIGRDDFVFGIAASGSTPYVHGALTRAKQRGAKTGFLLCTHPEEWMTAVYDVVIAALVGPEVVTGSTRMKAGTATKLVLNTITTGAMIRLGKVYGNLMVDLRATNLKLQDRSERILMETLDLERDEARALLDEAGGSVKLGMVMHWTGADRDTAAAQLARTGGRIGDVLKGEAK; encoded by the coding sequence ATGACTCCCAGGCCGCCGCAGGACCCCCGGCTCACCGAGCAGCGCAACCCCGCCACCGCGGAAATCGACCAGCTTTCCGCGCTGGAAATCGCCCGCATCATCAACGACGAGGACCAGAAGGTCGCCCCCGCGGTCGGCGGCCAGCTGGACGCGCTGGCCCGCGCCATCAGCATGGCCGAGGACACGTTCCGCCGCGGTGGCCGCCTGTTCTACGTGGGCGCCGGCACCAGCGGCCGCCTGGGCGTGCTGGACGCGTCGGAAATGCCCCCCACTTACGGCACCGATCCCGCCATGATCCAGGGGATCATTGCCGGCGGGTACACGGCGCTGCTGAACGCCGTGGAAGGCGCCGAGGACAGCCGCGAGGACGGCGCCGCGGAAATGGACCGCGCGGAGATCGGCCGCGACGACTTCGTCTTCGGCATCGCCGCCAGCGGGAGCACCCCGTACGTGCACGGCGCCCTCACCCGCGCCAAGCAGCGCGGGGCCAAGACGGGCTTCCTGCTCTGCACGCATCCGGAGGAGTGGATGACGGCCGTGTACGACGTCGTCATCGCCGCGCTGGTGGGCCCGGAAGTGGTCACGGGGAGCACGCGGATGAAGGCGGGGACGGCCACCAAGCTCGTCCTCAACACCATCACCACCGGCGCCATGATCCGCCTGGGCAAGGTGTACGGCAACCTGATGGTGGACCTGCGCGCCACCAACCTGAAGCTGCAGGACCGCAGCGAACGGATTCTGATGGAAACGCTGGACCTGGAACGCGACGAGGCCCGCGCGCTGCTGGACGAGGCGGGCGGCAGCGTAAAGCTGGGAATGGTGATGCACTGGACCGGCGCGGACCGCGACACCGCCGCCGCCCAACTGGCGCGCACCGGCGGCCGCATCGGCGACGTGCTGAAGGGAGAAGCGAAGTGA